In Silene latifolia isolate original U9 population chromosome X, ASM4854445v1, whole genome shotgun sequence, the following proteins share a genomic window:
- the LOC141622902 gene encoding E3 ubiquitin-protein ligase AIRP2-like isoform X3 translates to MVQTMRKSFRESIKALEADIQFANTLASEYRRQPGGACFQMRLSYSPASCLFRFLVQWTDCYLAGALGLLRVLIYITYADGKNTMYVHEKKASIRQFYVGVIFPSLLQLQTGIPDLEDRKQKEPCAVRYRRYDAHERGKRTELEKELEEECGICMEMNKKVVLPNCCHSLCFKCYQDWFSRSQSCPYCRDALKQVKPGDLWVYTDETDTVDLSVILKDNVNRLFNYFDKLPVMKNHHPSTVSCNWHAG, encoded by the exons TTGAAGCTGATATTCAGTTCGCTAATACTCT TGCTTCAGAGTATAGAAGGCAACCCGGCGGAGCTTGCTTCCAAATGAGACTATCTTACAGTCCAGCTTCTTGTTTATTTCGTTTCCTTGTTCAATGGACTGATTGTTACCTTGCTGGCGCGCTTGGGTTACTCAGGGTTCTAATTTACATT ACTTATGCAGATGGGAAGAATACAATGTACGTCCATGAAAAGAAAGCAAGCATTAGGCAGTTCTATG TAGGTGTGATTTTCCCATCACTGCTGCAACTACAAACAGGAATTCCTGATCTGGAAGACAGGAAACAAAAGGAACCATGTGCCGTAAGGTATAGAAGATATGATGCTCATGAAAGGGGTAAAAGGACGGAATTGGAGAAAGAGCTAGAGGAGGAGTGTGGGATTTGTATGGAGATGAACAAGAAGGTTGTTCTACCCAATTGCTGCCACTCATTGTGCTTCAAGTGTTACCAAGACTG GTTTTCTCGGTCTCAATCGTGCCCCTATTGTCGAGATGCTCTTAAACAAGTGAAGCCAGGTGACCTTTGGGTTTACACTGATGAAACTGACACTGTTGATTTATCAGTTATCCTGAAGGACAATGTGAATAGGCTCTTTAACTACTTTGACAAGTTGCCAGTCATGAAAAATCATCATCCCTCGACAGTGTCTTGTAATTGGCACGCCGGGTGA
- the LOC141622902 gene encoding E3 ubiquitin-protein ligase AIRP2-like isoform X1, with amino-acid sequence MVQTMRKSFRESIKALEADIQFANTLASEYRRQPGGACFQMRLSYSPASCLFRFLVQWTDCYLAGALGLLRVLIYICRLVQTYADGKNTMYVHEKKASIRQFYVGVIFPSLLQLQTGIPDLEDRKQKEPCAVRYRRYDAHERGKRTELEKELEEECGICMEMNKKVVLPNCCHSLCFKCYQDWFSRSQSCPYCRDALKQVKPGDLWVYTDETDTVDLSVILKDNVNRLFNYFDKLPVMKNHHPSTVSCNWHAG; translated from the exons TTGAAGCTGATATTCAGTTCGCTAATACTCT TGCTTCAGAGTATAGAAGGCAACCCGGCGGAGCTTGCTTCCAAATGAGACTATCTTACAGTCCAGCTTCTTGTTTATTTCGTTTCCTTGTTCAATGGACTGATTGTTACCTTGCTGGCGCGCTTGGGTTACTCAGGGTTCTAATTTACATT TGTCGTTTGGTGCAGACTTATGCAGATGGGAAGAATACAATGTACGTCCATGAAAAGAAAGCAAGCATTAGGCAGTTCTATG TAGGTGTGATTTTCCCATCACTGCTGCAACTACAAACAGGAATTCCTGATCTGGAAGACAGGAAACAAAAGGAACCATGTGCCGTAAGGTATAGAAGATATGATGCTCATGAAAGGGGTAAAAGGACGGAATTGGAGAAAGAGCTAGAGGAGGAGTGTGGGATTTGTATGGAGATGAACAAGAAGGTTGTTCTACCCAATTGCTGCCACTCATTGTGCTTCAAGTGTTACCAAGACTG GTTTTCTCGGTCTCAATCGTGCCCCTATTGTCGAGATGCTCTTAAACAAGTGAAGCCAGGTGACCTTTGGGTTTACACTGATGAAACTGACACTGTTGATTTATCAGTTATCCTGAAGGACAATGTGAATAGGCTCTTTAACTACTTTGACAAGTTGCCAGTCATGAAAAATCATCATCCCTCGACAGTGTCTTGTAATTGGCACGCCGGGTGA
- the LOC141622902 gene encoding E3 ubiquitin-protein ligase AIRP2-like isoform X2: MVQTMRKSFRESIKALEADIQFANTLASEYRRQPGGACFQMRLSYSPASCLFRFLVQWTDCYLAGALGLLRVLIYICRLVQTYADGKNTMYVHEKKASIRQFYGVIFPSLLQLQTGIPDLEDRKQKEPCAVRYRRYDAHERGKRTELEKELEEECGICMEMNKKVVLPNCCHSLCFKCYQDWFSRSQSCPYCRDALKQVKPGDLWVYTDETDTVDLSVILKDNVNRLFNYFDKLPVMKNHHPSTVSCNWHAG; encoded by the exons TTGAAGCTGATATTCAGTTCGCTAATACTCT TGCTTCAGAGTATAGAAGGCAACCCGGCGGAGCTTGCTTCCAAATGAGACTATCTTACAGTCCAGCTTCTTGTTTATTTCGTTTCCTTGTTCAATGGACTGATTGTTACCTTGCTGGCGCGCTTGGGTTACTCAGGGTTCTAATTTACATT TGTCGTTTGGTGCAGACTTATGCAGATGGGAAGAATACAATGTACGTCCATGAAAAGAAAGCAAGCATTAGGCAGTTCTATG GTGTGATTTTCCCATCACTGCTGCAACTACAAACAGGAATTCCTGATCTGGAAGACAGGAAACAAAAGGAACCATGTGCCGTAAGGTATAGAAGATATGATGCTCATGAAAGGGGTAAAAGGACGGAATTGGAGAAAGAGCTAGAGGAGGAGTGTGGGATTTGTATGGAGATGAACAAGAAGGTTGTTCTACCCAATTGCTGCCACTCATTGTGCTTCAAGTGTTACCAAGACTG GTTTTCTCGGTCTCAATCGTGCCCCTATTGTCGAGATGCTCTTAAACAAGTGAAGCCAGGTGACCTTTGGGTTTACACTGATGAAACTGACACTGTTGATTTATCAGTTATCCTGAAGGACAATGTGAATAGGCTCTTTAACTACTTTGACAAGTTGCCAGTCATGAAAAATCATCATCCCTCGACAGTGTCTTGTAATTGGCACGCCGGGTGA
- the LOC141622902 gene encoding E3 ubiquitin-protein ligase AIRP2-like isoform X4, producing MVQTMRKSFRESIKALEADIQFANTLASEYRRQPGGACFQMRLSYSPASCLFRFLVQWTDCYLAGALGLLRVLIYITYADGKNTMYVHEKKASIRQFYGVIFPSLLQLQTGIPDLEDRKQKEPCAVRYRRYDAHERGKRTELEKELEEECGICMEMNKKVVLPNCCHSLCFKCYQDWFSRSQSCPYCRDALKQVKPGDLWVYTDETDTVDLSVILKDNVNRLFNYFDKLPVMKNHHPSTVSCNWHAG from the exons TTGAAGCTGATATTCAGTTCGCTAATACTCT TGCTTCAGAGTATAGAAGGCAACCCGGCGGAGCTTGCTTCCAAATGAGACTATCTTACAGTCCAGCTTCTTGTTTATTTCGTTTCCTTGTTCAATGGACTGATTGTTACCTTGCTGGCGCGCTTGGGTTACTCAGGGTTCTAATTTACATT ACTTATGCAGATGGGAAGAATACAATGTACGTCCATGAAAAGAAAGCAAGCATTAGGCAGTTCTATG GTGTGATTTTCCCATCACTGCTGCAACTACAAACAGGAATTCCTGATCTGGAAGACAGGAAACAAAAGGAACCATGTGCCGTAAGGTATAGAAGATATGATGCTCATGAAAGGGGTAAAAGGACGGAATTGGAGAAAGAGCTAGAGGAGGAGTGTGGGATTTGTATGGAGATGAACAAGAAGGTTGTTCTACCCAATTGCTGCCACTCATTGTGCTTCAAGTGTTACCAAGACTG GTTTTCTCGGTCTCAATCGTGCCCCTATTGTCGAGATGCTCTTAAACAAGTGAAGCCAGGTGACCTTTGGGTTTACACTGATGAAACTGACACTGTTGATTTATCAGTTATCCTGAAGGACAATGTGAATAGGCTCTTTAACTACTTTGACAAGTTGCCAGTCATGAAAAATCATCATCCCTCGACAGTGTCTTGTAATTGGCACGCCGGGTGA
- the LOC141622902 gene encoding E3 ubiquitin-protein ligase AIRP2-like isoform X5 — translation MRLSYSPASCLFRFLVQWTDCYLAGALGLLRVLIYICRLVQTYADGKNTMYVHEKKASIRQFYVGVIFPSLLQLQTGIPDLEDRKQKEPCAVRYRRYDAHERGKRTELEKELEEECGICMEMNKKVVLPNCCHSLCFKCYQDWFSRSQSCPYCRDALKQVKPGDLWVYTDETDTVDLSVILKDNVNRLFNYFDKLPVMKNHHPSTVSCNWHAG, via the exons ATGAGACTATCTTACAGTCCAGCTTCTTGTTTATTTCGTTTCCTTGTTCAATGGACTGATTGTTACCTTGCTGGCGCGCTTGGGTTACTCAGGGTTCTAATTTACATT TGTCGTTTGGTGCAGACTTATGCAGATGGGAAGAATACAATGTACGTCCATGAAAAGAAAGCAAGCATTAGGCAGTTCTATG TAGGTGTGATTTTCCCATCACTGCTGCAACTACAAACAGGAATTCCTGATCTGGAAGACAGGAAACAAAAGGAACCATGTGCCGTAAGGTATAGAAGATATGATGCTCATGAAAGGGGTAAAAGGACGGAATTGGAGAAAGAGCTAGAGGAGGAGTGTGGGATTTGTATGGAGATGAACAAGAAGGTTGTTCTACCCAATTGCTGCCACTCATTGTGCTTCAAGTGTTACCAAGACTG GTTTTCTCGGTCTCAATCGTGCCCCTATTGTCGAGATGCTCTTAAACAAGTGAAGCCAGGTGACCTTTGGGTTTACACTGATGAAACTGACACTGTTGATTTATCAGTTATCCTGAAGGACAATGTGAATAGGCTCTTTAACTACTTTGACAAGTTGCCAGTCATGAAAAATCATCATCCCTCGACAGTGTCTTGTAATTGGCACGCCGGGTGA